One window of the Triticum dicoccoides isolate Atlit2015 ecotype Zavitan chromosome 3B, WEW_v2.0, whole genome shotgun sequence genome contains the following:
- the LOC119278215 gene encoding probable glutathione S-transferase GSTU6 yields the protein MAGEGDVRLLGTGVSSFAVRVRMALYLKGVSYEYLEQDLFDKGGLLLASNPVHKKVPVLIHAGRPVCESLAIVEYVDEVWADGASLLPADPYGRAVARFWAAYVDDKLSPAWIGILRAASEEDRAEKLDAALAVVGPMEDALAQCSGGKDYFAGDSVGYLDIALGCNLFWFEALREMFGVTVIDAGRTPRLAAWAQRFVQTEAAKKAAPSMKSMVDCAGKLRSMWAASAAAAAK from the coding sequence ATGGCCGGAGAAGGAGATGTGAGGCTGCTGGGCACGGGGGTGAGCTCGTTCGCGGTCCGCGTGCGCATGGCCCTGTATCTCAAGGGCGTGAGCTACGAGTACCTGGAGCAGGACCTGTTCGACAAGGGCGGGCTCCTCCTCGCCTCCAATCCCGTGCACAAGAAGGTCCCCGTGCTCATCCACGCCGGCAGGCCCGTCTGCGAATCGCTCGCCATCGTCGAGTACGTCGACGAGGTCTGGGCCGACGGCGCCTCGCTCCTGCCTGCTGACCCCTACGGCCGCGCCGTAGCCCGCTTCTGGGCCGCCTACGTCGACGACAAGCTGTCCCCCGCGTGGATAGGCATCCTGCGCGCCGCGTCGGAGGAGGACAGAGCCGAGAAGCTTGACGCGGCGCTCGCGGTGGTCGGGCCCATGGAGGACGCCCTCGCCCAGTGCTCTGGTGGGAAAGACTACTTCGCCGGCGACTCCGTCGGGTACCTTGACATCGCGCTCGGGTGCAACCTCTTCTGGTTTGAGGCGCTCCGCGAGATgttcggcgtgacggtcatcgacgCAGGCAGAACTCCGCGCCTGGCCGCCTGGGCTCAGAGGTTCGTGCAGACGGAGGCGGCCAAGAAGGCGGCCCCGTCCATGAAGAGCATGGTGGACTGCGCCGGGAAGCTGCGGAGTATGTGGGCTGCTTCTGCGGCCGCCGCCGCCAAGTAA